DNA sequence from the Streptomyces sp. HUAS 15-9 genome:
AGTTCCAGCGGGGCGACGACGAGGGCGTCGCGGAGGTTCTGGGCGTTCTTGAAGGTGACGTTCCCGGCGAAGGACATGTAGTAGCCCTCGCGTGCGCACACCTCGGCCATCTCGGCGTCGCCCGAGTAGCAGTGGAAGACGGTGCGCTCGGGCGCGCCCTCCTCCTTGAGGACGCGCAGGACGTCGGCGTGGGCGTCGCGGTCATGGATGACCAGCGCCTTGCCGTGCCGCTTGGCGATCTCGATGTGGGCACGGAAGGACCGCTCCTGGGCCGCCTTGCCCTCGGGCCCGGTGCGGAAGTGGTCCAGGCCTGTCTCGCCGACGCCCTTGACCTGGGGCAGAGCGGCCAGCCGGTCGATCTCGGCCAGCGCCTCGTCCAGCGCCGCGTCGCCGCCGGGCTCGCGCGCGCCCTGCCGCGACCAGCCGTCCGGGTCGCCGTGGACGATGCGCGGGGCCTCGTTGGGGTGCAGGGCGACGGTCGCGTGGACGCTGTCGTACGCCTCCGCCGTCTGAGCGGCCCACCGCGAGCCCTTGATGTCGCAGCCGACCTGGACGACCGTCGTCACTCCCACCGACGCGGCCTTGGCGAGGCCTTCCTCGACGGTGCCGGACTGCATGTCGAGGTGGGTGTGGGAGTCGGCGACGGGCACCCGGAGCGGCTCCGGGAGCGGCGGCGCCGCGTTCTTGTCGGCGTTCGAAGGCATGCCCCGATCCTACGAAAGGGGCATGCCGCCTCGGCCGGGCGAGGGGTTCAGCTCGCCCTGCGGTGGAACGGATGCAGGAGATCGGACAGATGCCAGTGGTGGTGCTCCTCGGCCTGCGCGGGCGCCTCGGGCGTCTCGGCCGCGGCCTCGGGCGGCGTCCCGTGCGGGTGCGGCCGCGCCGCGCTGCGAACCGACGAGACCTGCCCCGGCCGCATGATCCGTACGACGTGGCCGTCGCAGTTCTGGCAGCTGGGCCGGCTCAGCGGGGACGGGACGACGGTGCCGTTCGCCACGTACGTGACGAACTCATGGCCGTCGGCGTCCGTGTGGTGCTCTATCGCGTACGACTGCTCCCAGCCGTGCCCGCATCGCATACAGGCGAAGGAATACGACTCGTGAACGACTGCGCTCGCCGTACCGCGGAGGCCGGTCTGCCCTGCGATCTCACTCATGCCAGCTCCTCGGGTCCGCTGGACAAAGGGACGGGTGCGTCCCTTCGACCAGTGGACGCCTTCACCGACGCGAACGCACCCGGCCTGTCGAGTGTTGGAGGCGATTTGGACTTTCCTTGCCATACCGGCCCTGGGTACCGGGTCTGGGCTTTGCCTTCCGCAACTACCCTTTGCCCACACATGGGGCGCGCGCTCATGGGAGAAGCAGCCTGCTCAGAGGGGATGTGAGCCCGGTGTGAGCCCCTTCACGACGCCTGCGCGTTCTTCGCCGCGACGACCGCGTCGAACACCTCCCGCTTGGGCAGCCCCGCCTCCGCGGCCACCGCGGCGATCGCCTCCTTGCGCCGCTCGCCCGCCTCCTCGCGCACCCGCACCCGGCGCACCAGTTCCTCGGCGCCGAGCTCCTCGGGGCCGCGCTCGGGGGCGCCCTCGACGACGACGGTGATCTCGCCGCGCACACCCTCCGCGGCCCAGGCGGCCAGCTCGGCGAGCGGTCCGCGCCGTACCTCTTCGTACGTCTTGGTCAGCTCCCGGCACACGGCGGCACGCCGCTCGACGCCGAACACCTCGGTCATCGCGGCGAGGGTGTCGTCGAGGCGGTGCGGGGCCTCGAAGTAGACGAGGGTGCGCCGCTCCTCGGCGACCTCGCGCAGCCGGGAGAGCCGTTCGCCCGCCTTGCGCGGCAGGAACCCCTCGAAGCAGAACCGGTCGACGGGCAGCCCGGACAGCGCGAGAGCGGTGAGCACGGCGGACGGTCCGGGCACCGCGGTGACATGGATCTCCTTCTCGACGGCCGCGGCGACCAGCCGGTAGCCGGGGTCGGAGACCGACGGCATGCCGGCGTCCGTGACGAGGAGCACACGCGCCCCGCCGAGCAGCTCCTCGACCAGCTCGGGCGTGCGGGCCGACTCGTTGCCCTCGAAGTACGACACCACACGGCCCTTGGGCGTCACACCCAGCGCCTGCGTCAGCCGGCGCAGCCGCCGGGTGTCCTCGGCGGCGACGACGTCCGCGCCGGCCAGCTCCTGCGCGAGCCGGGGCGGCGCGTCCGCGATGTCGCCGATGGGGGTGCCCGCCAAAACAAGGGTTCCAGTCACGCTCCCCATCCTCCCAGGGCCCGGGGAAACGCAACGCACACCAACCGAGACGCCCATGCGCGGGACTCACACAGAACGTTTCCCTACGATGGCGCGGTGACCAGTACCGCGTCCTCCACGGACACCCGGCAGGGCCAGGCACCGCACGATCAGCGACCGTCGTGGCAGCAACGGCTGCGCCGTTTCGGCTACCCGGCGGGGCACAGAGGCGGCGATGTCCTCGACCGGCTGGTGCCGCCGTACGTGGAGCCCAGCCCGCGGCTGTGGCTGGTCCTGGGCGTGCCGCGGACGCTGGCCGAGCGGATCAGCCGCTGGTCGGGCTGGGGCGGTCCGCTGCTGGTGACGCTGATGGCGGGCCTGATGCGGTTCTGGCACCTGGGCAGCCCGAAAGCGGTGATATTCGACGAGACGTACTACGCCAAGGACGCCTGGGCGCTCGTCCACCGCGGCTTCGAGGTCAACTGGGACAAGAACGCCAACGACCTGATCCTGCAGAAGGCGGGGCATGTCGGCATCCCGTCGGACGCGGCCTATGTCGTGCATCCGCCGGTCGGCAAGTACGTCATCGGACTCGGCGAGCTGATCTTCGGGTTCAACCCGTTCGGCTGGCGGTTCATGACGGCGCTGCTGGGCACGCTGAGCGTGCTGCTGCTGTGCCGGATCGGGCGCCGTATCTTCCGCTCGACGTTCCTCGGCTGTCTGGCCGGCGCGCTGATGGCGGTGGACGGGCTGCACTTCGTGATGAGCCGCACCTCGCTGCTCGACGGCGTGCTGATGTTCTTCGTGCTCGCTGCCTTCGGCTGCCTGGTCATCGACCGGGACAGGGCACGCGCGAGACTGGCCGCCGCGCTCCCGGTCGACGCGGACGGCCGGGCCCGGCCCGACGCGTACATCGCGAGGACCACGTGGCTGGGGCTGCGCCCCTGGCGCTGGGCGGCGGCCGTGTCGATGGGGCTCGCGATCGGCACGAAGTGGAACGGCCTGTACTTCCTGGCCGCGTTCATCGTGATGACCATCCTGTGGGACGTCGGCGCACGCAAGGTGGCGGGTGCCGACCGCCGGCTCTCCGTCGTGTTCGTGGCCGAGTCGCTCATCGCGTGGTGCGCGATGTCCACTGTCGCCGTCGCCGTCTACCTGACCTCCTGGATCGGCTGGATCCTCTCCCCGACCGACGGCACCGGCGGCTATTTCCGCAACTGGGCGGCCACCGACGGCAAGGGCGGCATGTGGGCCTCCCAGCCCGACTGGCTGCGCAGCCTGTGGCACTACGAGCACGAGGTGTACAAGTTCCACATCGGCCTGTCGTCCCCGCACACGTACCAGTCGAACCCGTGGAGCTGGATCGTCCTGGGCCGCCCGGTCTCGTACTTCTACGAGTCGCCCTCGCCCGGCGCGGACGGCTGCCCGGCGGACGCGGGCCAGAAGTGCGCCCGTGAGGTCCTCGCCATCGGCACACCGGTGCTGTGGTGGGCGGCCTGCTTCGCGATCCTCTACGTCCTGTGGCGCTGGGCCTTCCGCCGCGACTGGCGCGCGGGCGCCATCGCCTGCGGCATCGTGGCCGGTTACCTCCCCTGGTTCATGTACCAGGAGCGCACGATCTTCCTCTTCTACGCGGTCGTCTTCGTCCCGTTCCTGTGTCTGGCGGTGGCCATGCTGATCGGCGCGATCATCGGCCCACCCGGCTCCAGCGACACCCGCCGCGTGATCGGCACGGCGGCCGCGGGCGTCCTGGTCCTGCTGATCGCCTGGAACTTCATCTACTTCTGGCCGCTCTACACCGGCACAGCCCTCCCCATCGATTCCTGGCGTTCACGTATGTGGCTGGATACCTGGGTCTGAGTCACGCTTCTGATCTCCGTTCGGACAATATCCGAAAACAATCCTCACAGTTCCCTCTTGTGCCACCTACAGTTCGAGGACTGGAACGGGGGACGGGGGAGGGGATTCCGGCATGCGCAAGGGGGTCAAGGTCACTGTCGTGGGCGGGGTGTTCGCCGCGCTGGTGGGCGGGGCCGGGTACGGGGCGTACAACGTTCTGTCCACGCTCAGCGGGGACGGGGCAGCGGGCGGGAGCTCGGTGCGGACCGGGCCGCCCACCGGTGACGAGGTGCGGGACACCACGCGGAAGTTCTTCGCGGCCTGGGAGAAGGGGCAGGCGGCGACGGCCGCGTCGTACACGAACAACGCCGAGGCCGCGGGCACGCTGCTGACGGCCTACGGCGAGGACGCGCACATCACCAAGGTGAGCATCACGCCCGGCACGGCGACCGGCGCGACCGTGCCCTTCACGGTCCGGGCGACGGTGTCGTACGACGGGAAGTCCAAGCCGCTCGACTACGAGAGCGAGTTGACCGTGGTGCGCGGCGAGACGACGCACCGGCCGCTCGTCGACTGGCAGCCGTCCGTCGTCCATCCGAAGCTGAAGCAGGGCGACACGCTGGTCACCGGCGATTCGGCAAGCCCCGCCATCGAGGCCGTGGACCGCGACGGCAAGGTCCTGACGAAGGAGAAGTACCCGTCCCTGGGCCCCATCCTGGACGAGCTGCGCAGCCGCTACGGCGAGAAGGCGGGCGGCACACCCGGCATCGAGCTGGCCATCCGGCACCAGGGCGAGGGAGCCGCCGACACGACCCTGCTGACCCTGGCCAAGGGCAGGGCGGGCCGGCTGCCGACGACGCTCAGCGCGAGCGCGCAGGCGGCGGCCGAGACGGCGGTGACCAAGTACGCCGAGTCCTCGGTGGTGGCCGTGAAGCCCAGCACCGGTGAGGTGCTGGCGGTCGCCAACCACCGTGACGACGGGTTCGACGCGGCGTTCCTCGGCACGCTGGCGCCCGGCTCCACGATGAAGATCGTCAGCGCGGCGACGCTCATCGACAACGGGATCACGACGGCGACCGGCCCGGCGCCCTGCCCGCCGACCGCCACCTGGCAGAGCCAGACCTTCAGCAACCTCAAGGGCCTGGCCCCGGACGAGCACGCCACGCTCTCCGACAGCTTCGCCCGCTCCTGCAACACGGCGTTCGTGAAGTACGCGGACGAGGTGAAGGTCGACTCCCTCACCAAGGAGGCCGAGCAGCGCTTCGGGCTCGGGCAGGGCAACTGGAAGGTCGGCATACCCTCCTTCGACGGCCGCGTCCCCGCCTCCGGCGGCCCGGACACGGCCGCCAACATGATCGGTCAGGGCCAGGTGCAGCTGAGCCCGCTGAACCTGGCCTCGGTGACGGCGACCGCGATGACGGGCACCTTCCGGCAGCCGGTGATCGTCGCGCGGAAGCTGGACGACCGCGAGCTGGCCACGGCCCGGGGCCTCACGGCCGGCACGGTCCAGCAGCTGCGCTCGATGATGAACCGCACCGCGGTCAGCGGCACCGCGGCCGGTGTGATGCGCGGCCTGAGCGGCAGCATCGGCGCGAAGACCGGCTCCGCGGAGGTCGACGGACAGACCAGGTCCAACAGCTGGTTCACCGGATACCGCAATGACGTCGCGGCCGCGGCCATGACCCAGGACGGCGGCCACGGCATCGACGCGGCCGGGCCGATTGTCGCAGCTGTGCTACGGACGGGAGGCTGAAGTCACCCGTAAAGGAAGGGACTCTAGGGTGTGTGGTGTCGTTGGGGAGTGTGAGGGCTACGAGGGCGGCGGGGACCCTGGGGAATTCGCGGAGGAACTGAGGCAGTGGGCAAGAGAAGGCGCGTCGTCGAACGACGGAACACCAGACCCGCGGTCATCGGCGGAATGATCGCCGCGGTCGTCGGCGGCGCGGGCCTCGGCGTCTATCTGCTCTACGGCGGCGCGGCGGCCGAGGGACAGGCCGGCGCCACCGGCGACCACAAGACGGTGAAGACCGGCCCGCTGTCCGCGACCGAGGTACGGACCACCGCCGAGCGCTTTCTCACGGCCTGGCAGCAGGGCAGGGTGAACCTGGCCGCGGCCACCACGGACGACTCCGCCGCCGCCACCGCCCAGCTCACCGGTTACACCAAGGACGCCCGCATCAAGGACGTCACGCTCACCGCGGGCACCCGCACCGGCGCCAAGGTCCCCTTCTCCGTCAAGGGCACGGTCACCTACAAGGGCATCAGCAAGCCCCTGGCCTACGACAGCTCGCTCACCGTCGTCCGCCGCGCCCGCGACGGGAAGCCGCTGGTCGACTGGCACGCCTCCGTCGTTCACCCCGACCTGAAGGACGGGGACAAGCTGGTCACCGGCGAGTCAGGCACCCCGCCGATCAAGGCGCTGGACCGCGACGGAGGGGAGCTGACCGCAGCGAAGTACCCCTCCCTGGGGACGGTGCTCGACGGGCTGCGCGAGAAGTTCGGCAAGACCGCGGGCGGCAAGGCGGGCGTCGAGCTGCGCGTGGCGCGCGGCAAGGCGTCCACGGCGGACAAGCTCTCCGACAAGACGCTCGTGGAACTCGGCAAGGGCACCCCGGGCACGGTGAGGACGACGCTGAGCCCGGCCCTCCAGGCGGCCGCCGAGAAGCAGGTCACCAAGCAGAAGCGGGCCTCGGTCGTGGTCATGCGCCCGTCGAACGGGGAGATCCTCGCGGTGGCCAACACCAGCCACGGCTTCAACACGGCCTTCCAGGGCTCGCTGGCCCCCGGCTCCACGATGAAGGTCATCACCTCGTCACTGCTGATCGACAAGCATCTGGCGTCCGTGGACAAGGAGCACCCCTGTCCGAAGACGGTGAAGTACGGCGGCTGGACCTTCCACAACGACGACGACTTCGAGATCAAGGGCGGCACGTTCAAGGCGAGCTTCGCCCGCTCCTGCAACACGGCCTTCATCAGCCAGGCGAAGAAGCTCGGCAACGCCGACCTGACGAACCAGGCCCAGCAGGTCTTCGGTCTTTCCATGAACAACTGGGCGATCGGCGTCCCGACCTTCGACGGGTCGGTGCCGGTGCAGTCGGCGGCCCAGATGGCGGCCTCGCTGATCGGGCAGGGCGGGGTGCGGATGAACCCGCTGAACATGGCGTCGGTCGCCTCGACCATCAAGGCGGGCGTCTTCCACCAGCCGTATCTGGTCTCCCCGAGCGTGGACCACCGCAAGACGGCCACCGCCGGCCGCACCCTGTCCGCAGGAACGCTCTCCCAGCTGCGCGAACTGATGCGGTACACGGCCGCGTACGGCACGGCGGCCGAGGCGATGTCCGGTCTCGGCCCCGACTACGGCGCCAAGACGGGCTCGGCGGAGGTCGACGGCCAGAAGAAGCCCAACGGCTGGTTCACCGCGTACCGCGGTGACCTCGCGGCCGCGGGCGTGGTCCAGGCCGGCGGGCACGGCGGCGACACGGCGGGACCGATCGTGGCGGCACTGCTGAAGATGGGCAGCTGAGCCCCGGCGGGCGGCCGGGCCCTCAATGGGGCACGGGCTCGGCGGCCATGTACGTCCGCCTCAGGAACCGCAGCAGAGCCTTCGACTCGAACTGCACCACCTCGACCCCGCCCGGGGAGTGGAACTCCACCACGGCCTGGACCCGGCCGCACGGCCACACCCGTACGTCCCCGCTCTCGGCCGGCGCCCGCAGCCCTTGTTCCAGCAGCGCTCTGGAGAACGTCCACTCGTGCGGCCCGGGAAGTCCGACCCGCACCGCCCGGGGATCCGCGTCGGGGTCGTAGCGCAGGACGACCGGGACCGCCGGTTCCTCCTGCATGTTCACGTTCTCTTCCGTGACTATGTGGGCACGGGCGTACTGTTCCACTACGGACATCGGATCGCCCTCTCACGCTGCGTCACCTGTGCGGAAGTCATGCCTCCGCCCCTACTTCAATGTCGCATATTTCCCATATTGTGCTCATTGAACCCTGCGCATCTTGGTGTCGATACGCACACACCAGCTCCTCGCTCTTGCAAGACGTTCGCAACAAGCCGCTAAAATCAAACGGTGCACGTACCTGACGGATTCATCGACGCCCCCACCTCCGCGGTCGCCGGAGTGGTCGCAGCCGGCGCCCTCGCCGTGAGTCTGCGCGGCGCGCGCCGCGAGCTCGACGAGCGCACCGCCCCGCTTGCCGGACTGATGGCGGCGTTCATCTTCGCCGTACAGATGCTCAACTTCCCCGTCGCGGCCGGAACAAGCGGCCATCTGCTCGGCGGCGCCCTCGCGGCGATACTCGTCGGCCCCTACACGGGCGTGCTCTGTGTCTCCGTCGTCCTGCTCATGCAGGGCATCCTCTTCGCGGACGGCGGCCTCACCGCGCTCGGCGTCAACATCACGGACATGGCGATCGTCACGACGGTCGTGTCGTACGCGGTCTTCCGCGGCCTGGTGAAGGTGCTCCCCCGCAAGCGGCGCTCGGTGACCGTCGCCTCCTTCGTCGCCGCCGTCCTCTCCGTCCCGGCCGCGGCCGTCGCCTTCACGCTGATCTACGCGGTCGGCGGCACCACCGACGTCGCCATCGGCAAGGTCGCCACCGCGATGATCGGCGTCCACGTCCTCATCGGCATCGGCGAGGCCGCGATCACCGCGCTCACGGTCGGCGCCGTCATCGCCGTACGGCCGGACCTCGTGTACGGCGCCCGCGGACTCCAGCAGCGCCTGAAGCTGCGGGTGAACGGCGAACTCGTCGACGCGCCCGCCGTCCGGCCGGTCCCCGTCGCGGCCGCCGCCCGCTCGCACCGCACACTGTGGATCACCGGCCTGGTCACGTCCCTGGTGCTCGCCGGGTTCGTCAGCTTCTACGCCTCCGCCGACCCCGACGGCCTGGAGAAGGTCGCGCACGACAAGGGCATCGACCAGAAGGCCGAGAAGCACGCGTCCGACGGCTCCCCGCTCGCCGGCTACGGCGTGAAGGATGTCTCCGACTCCCGTCTCTCCGGCGGACTCGCGGGTGTGATCGGCGTCGGGGTCACGGTCGTCGCGGGCAGCACCGTGTTCTGGGTGGTGCGCAGGCGCCGTACGAACGACGTCTCGCCCACGAGCACGGCGAGCACGGCGAGCACGGCGAGCACGGGCGTCTGACATGGGGGCCGGACACGCGCACAGGCTCTACCGGCACGGGCACTCCCCCGTGCACACACTGCCGCCGCACACCAAGCTGGCCGCCGTCTTCGCCTTCGTGGTGGTCGTGGTGTCGACCCCGCGCGAGGCGATGTGGGCGTTCGGGCTGTACGCCGTACTGCTCGCGTACGTCGCATACCTCGCGCGCGTGCCCGCCGGCTTCCTGCTCAAGCGGCTGCTCATCGAGGTGCCGTTCGTCGCCTTCGCGGTGCTCATGCCGTTCGTGGCCGAGGGCGCGCGGGTGGACGTCCTCGGCCTGTCGCTGAGCGTCAACGGCCTGTGGGGCGCCTGGAACGTGCTCGCCAAGGGCACGCTGGGCGTCGCGGCCTCCGTGCTGCTGGCCGCCACCACCGAGCTGCGTGAACTCATCCTCGGCCTGCAGCGCCTCAGACTCCCCTCGCTGCTCGTCCAGATCGCGTCCTTCATGATCCGCTACGGCGATGTCATCACCGACGAGATGCGCCGGATGCGGATCGCCCGGGAGTCGCGCGGCTTCGAGGCGAGCGGCGTACGCCACTGGGGAGTGCTCGCCAAGTCGGCCGGCGCGCTCTTCATCCGCTCCTACGAGCGCGGCGAGCGTGTGCATCTGTCCATGGTGAGCCGGGGATACTCCCCCACTACCAAACGTGTGGGCGGTGCCCCCAGTTCGATGCCGGTCATCGACGAGGTGACCGCGTCCCGGGCGCAGTGGTCGTACGCCCTCGCCCTCCCCTGCGCCGCCCTCGTCGTCTGTCTGCTGGGATGGATCCTGTGAAACCTTCGCTGGAAGTGGCCGGGCTGGCCTTCGCGTACCCCGACGGCCACCAGGCGCTGTTCGGCGTGGACTTCTCGATCGAGCGCGGCGAACGGGTCGCGCTGCTCGGCCCGAACGGCGCCGGCAAGACGACCCTGGTGCTGCACCTCAACGGCATCCTGGGCGGCGGCACCGGCACGGTGACCGTGGCCGGGCTGCCGGTCGGCCGGGAGCACATGGCCGAGATCAGGCGGAAGGTCGGCATCGTCTTCCAGGACCCGGACGACCAGCTCTTCATGCCGACCGTGCGGGAGGACGTGGCGTTCGGTCCGGCCGCGGCCGGTCTGAAGGGGGCCGCGCTGGAGGAGCGGGTGCGCACGGCTCTGGAGCAGGTCGGTATGCGGGACTTCGCCGACCGGCCGCCGCACCATCTGTCCTTCGGCCAGCGCCGCCGGGTCGCGGTCGCGACGGTCCTTGCGATGGAGCCGGAGATCCTCGTCCTCGACGAGCCGTCCTCCAACCTGGACCCGGCCTCACGCCGCGAACTGGCCGACATCCTGCGCTCGCTGGACGTCACGGTCCTGATGGTCACGCACGATCTGCCCTACGCACTGGAACTGTGCCCGCGCTCGCTGATCCTGAGCGACGGTGTGATCGCCGCGGACGGCCCGACGGGCGAGCTCCTGTCCAACGACACGCTGATGCGCGCCCACCGCCTTGAGTTGCCGTTCGGCTTCGACCCGAGGTCCGTTCCGGCCACCGCCGAGCGGACCTGACACGTTTCCGTGACGGCCGTCCCGGATCGTCCGGGACAATGGGCGGGTGACGCATGAAGAGGACGCCGGGTCGCTGCTGCTCGACGAGCAGCTCTGCTTCGCGCTGTACGCGGCCCAGCGCACCGTGACCGCGGCGTACCGCCCGCTCCTCGACGAACTCGGCCTGACCTACCCGCAGTACCTCGTCCTCCTTGTCCTGTGGGAGCGCGGCGAGACCACGGTGAAGGAACTTGCCGCGGCCCTGCGCCTCGACTACGGCACGGTGTCGCCGCTGCTGAAGCGGCTGGCGGCGGCGGGTCTGGTGCGCCGAGAGCGCTCGGCGCGGGACGAGCGCTCGGTGCTGGTCGCCTGCACCGAGCGCGGGGGCGAACTGCGGGAACGCGCGGCGCGGGTCCCCGGCGCGCTGCTCACGACGACGGGGCTGAGCGCTCCCGAGATCGCGCGGCTGCGCGAGGAGCTGTGGCGGCTCGCGGAGCGCGTCGAGCACGCCTCCGCCCGGCCCTGACGGACTACCCGCGGTCACCGAGCCCTGACGGCGACAACCGACCTACCGGCCAGTATCTTGTGCACGATGTACTTGTGCACACCTGTTCCGGGGAAGGCCGACCATGACTGACGGCACCGCTGCAACCGACGGCACCGCTGTTGACACCCGCCCGACGAAGATCATGTACGTCGCCGAAGCCACCGCGCACGGCGGCCGGGACGGGTACGTCACCAGTCAGGACGGCGAGATCGAGCTGAAGGTCGCGATGCCGCCGGAGCTGGGCGGGGACGGCAACGGCACCAACCCGGAGCAGCTGTTCGCCGCCGGCTACAGCTCCTGCTTCCACAACGCACTGATCCTGGTCGGCAACCGCGCGGGCTACGACCTGACCGGCTCCACCGTCGCCGCGAAGGTCGGCATCGGCCCGAACAAGCACCGCGGCTACGGCCTGGCCGTCGCCCTCAGCGTCTCCCTCCCGGTCCTCGACGCGGACGTCGCGACGAAGCTGGTCGACGCGGCCCACGAGGTGTGCCCGTACTCCAACGCGACACGCGGCAACATCGACGTGACGATCGTGCTGGGCTGAATCCCGGCACCAGCCACAAGTGCGGACCCTAGGACACCAAACCGTAACCAGATCCGACACCCCGCCGAGGAATCCAAGGCCTCAGTCCCGTGTTTCACTCGCTGGCGCAGGCAAGTGGAGGGACCGGGCGTGGGCGTGGATGTGGATGTGAACGGCACAGTCGCCGAGGGCTTCGAGCCGGTCAGGGCGGCGTTCGCGCACAACTTCGGGCTGCTCGGCGACCGGGGCGCGGCCGTCGCCGTGTACCGGGACGGGCACCGCGTGGTCGACCTGTGGGGCGGGACGAAGGACGTCGACGGTACGGCCCCCTGGGAGCACGGCACCGCGCAGATCGTGCGCTCCGCGACCAAGGGCGTCGCCGCCGCCGCGCTGCTGCTCCTGCACCAGCGCGGTGAGCTGGACCTGGACGCGCCGGTGGGCGAGTACTGGCCGGAGTTCAAGGCGGCGGGCAAGGAGAGCACGCTGGTCCGGCATGTGCTCGCGCACCGCGCCGGCGTCCCCGCGCTCGACCGTCCGCTGACGCCGGAACAGGCCGCCGACCCCGACCTCGGCGCACAGGCCGTCGCGGCCCAGGCACCGGCGTGGGAGCCGGGCACCGACCACGGCTACCACGCGCACACGTACGGCTGGCTCACCGGCGAACTGGTGCGTCGCGTCACCGGCCGCCCGATCGGGGAGTTCATAGCGACCGAGATCGCCGGTCCGGCCGACGCCTACCTCTGGCTCGGCCTGCCGGAGTCCGAGGCCGCGCGCGTGGGCCGGGTCGGTTCCGTCGAGGCCACCGAGGCGGGCGGCGCGCTGAGGACCCGTCCGAAGCGGTCCGTCTCCGAGGCCTACGCCGATCCGGAGTCCCTGACCCGCCGTGCCTTCGCCGCGATCACCCCGCTCGCCGACGAGAACGCGCCCGCCTACCGCACCGCCGCCCTCCCCGCCTCCAACGGCATCGCCACCGCCGACGGTCTGGCCCGCTTCTACGCCTCGCTGATCGGCGAGGTGGACGGCGGCACACGGCTGTTCCACCCCGGGACGGTCGAGTCGGCCCGGGGCGAGCAGTCGGCCGGGCCGGACCGCGTGCTCGTGGTGAACACCCGGTTCGGCCTCGGCTACATGCTGCACGG
Encoded proteins:
- a CDS encoding penicillin-binding transpeptidase domain-containing protein, translating into MRKGVKVTVVGGVFAALVGGAGYGAYNVLSTLSGDGAAGGSSVRTGPPTGDEVRDTTRKFFAAWEKGQAATAASYTNNAEAAGTLLTAYGEDAHITKVSITPGTATGATVPFTVRATVSYDGKSKPLDYESELTVVRGETTHRPLVDWQPSVVHPKLKQGDTLVTGDSASPAIEAVDRDGKVLTKEKYPSLGPILDELRSRYGEKAGGTPGIELAIRHQGEGAADTTLLTLAKGRAGRLPTTLSASAQAAAETAVTKYAESSVVAVKPSTGEVLAVANHRDDGFDAAFLGTLAPGSTMKIVSAATLIDNGITTATGPAPCPPTATWQSQTFSNLKGLAPDEHATLSDSFARSCNTAFVKYADEVKVDSLTKEAEQRFGLGQGNWKVGIPSFDGRVPASGGPDTAANMIGQGQVQLSPLNLASVTATAMTGTFRQPVIVARKLDDRELATARGLTAGTVQQLRSMMNRTAVSGTAAGVMRGLSGSIGAKTGSAEVDGQTRSNSWFTGYRNDVAAAAMTQDGGHGIDAAGPIVAAVLRTGG
- the rsmI gene encoding 16S rRNA (cytidine(1402)-2'-O)-methyltransferase; amino-acid sequence: MTGTLVLAGTPIGDIADAPPRLAQELAGADVVAAEDTRRLRRLTQALGVTPKGRVVSYFEGNESARTPELVEELLGGARVLLVTDAGMPSVSDPGYRLVAAAVEKEIHVTAVPGPSAVLTALALSGLPVDRFCFEGFLPRKAGERLSRLREVAEERRTLVYFEAPHRLDDTLAAMTEVFGVERRAAVCRELTKTYEEVRRGPLAELAAWAAEGVRGEITVVVEGAPERGPEELGAEELVRRVRVREEAGERRKEAIAAVAAEAGLPKREVFDAVVAAKNAQAS
- a CDS encoding dolichyl-phosphate-mannose--protein mannosyltransferase, with protein sequence MTSTASSTDTRQGQAPHDQRPSWQQRLRRFGYPAGHRGGDVLDRLVPPYVEPSPRLWLVLGVPRTLAERISRWSGWGGPLLVTLMAGLMRFWHLGSPKAVIFDETYYAKDAWALVHRGFEVNWDKNANDLILQKAGHVGIPSDAAYVVHPPVGKYVIGLGELIFGFNPFGWRFMTALLGTLSVLLLCRIGRRIFRSTFLGCLAGALMAVDGLHFVMSRTSLLDGVLMFFVLAAFGCLVIDRDRARARLAAALPVDADGRARPDAYIARTTWLGLRPWRWAAAVSMGLAIGTKWNGLYFLAAFIVMTILWDVGARKVAGADRRLSVVFVAESLIAWCAMSTVAVAVYLTSWIGWILSPTDGTGGYFRNWAATDGKGGMWASQPDWLRSLWHYEHEVYKFHIGLSSPHTYQSNPWSWIVLGRPVSYFYESPSPGADGCPADAGQKCAREVLAIGTPVLWWAACFAILYVLWRWAFRRDWRAGAIACGIVAGYLPWFMYQERTIFLFYAVVFVPFLCLAVAMLIGAIIGPPGSSDTRRVIGTAAAGVLVLLIAWNFIYFWPLYTGTALPIDSWRSRMWLDTWV
- a CDS encoding TatD family hydrolase yields the protein MPSNADKNAAPPLPEPLRVPVADSHTHLDMQSGTVEEGLAKAASVGVTTVVQVGCDIKGSRWAAQTAEAYDSVHATVALHPNEAPRIVHGDPDGWSRQGAREPGGDAALDEALAEIDRLAALPQVKGVGETGLDHFRTGPEGKAAQERSFRAHIEIAKRHGKALVIHDRDAHADVLRVLKEEGAPERTVFHCYSGDAEMAEVCAREGYYMSFAGNVTFKNAQNLRDALVVAPLELVLVETDAPFLTPAPYRGRPNAPYLVPVTVRAMAAVRGIDEDALATALGANAARAFGY
- a CDS encoding SsgA family sporulation/cell division regulator, with translation MSVVEQYARAHIVTEENVNMQEEPAVPVVLRYDPDADPRAVRVGLPGPHEWTFSRALLEQGLRAPAESGDVRVWPCGRVQAVVEFHSPGGVEVVQFESKALLRFLRRTYMAAEPVPH
- a CDS encoding penicillin-binding transpeptidase domain-containing protein; its protein translation is MGKRRRVVERRNTRPAVIGGMIAAVVGGAGLGVYLLYGGAAAEGQAGATGDHKTVKTGPLSATEVRTTAERFLTAWQQGRVNLAAATTDDSAAATAQLTGYTKDARIKDVTLTAGTRTGAKVPFSVKGTVTYKGISKPLAYDSSLTVVRRARDGKPLVDWHASVVHPDLKDGDKLVTGESGTPPIKALDRDGGELTAAKYPSLGTVLDGLREKFGKTAGGKAGVELRVARGKASTADKLSDKTLVELGKGTPGTVRTTLSPALQAAAEKQVTKQKRASVVVMRPSNGEILAVANTSHGFNTAFQGSLAPGSTMKVITSSLLIDKHLASVDKEHPCPKTVKYGGWTFHNDDDFEIKGGTFKASFARSCNTAFISQAKKLGNADLTNQAQQVFGLSMNNWAIGVPTFDGSVPVQSAAQMAASLIGQGGVRMNPLNMASVASTIKAGVFHQPYLVSPSVDHRKTATAGRTLSAGTLSQLRELMRYTAAYGTAAEAMSGLGPDYGAKTGSAEVDGQKKPNGWFTAYRGDLAAAGVVQAGGHGGDTAGPIVAALLKMGS